One part of the Paenibacillus silvisoli genome encodes these proteins:
- a CDS encoding sensor histidine kinase → MGVKSLEKKILVFGLLFSLISITITTFTCYWATNRFILFQFERVNEIATGAAVEKANTYLGEIANIVSLSMKNEYFDRMIHLDEADPYALVKDQKDYETYLNNLILSNDKVDAVLVVDQRKQLFIHASNTVGQDYNKYKSADFYANLKKPNLLNEDSQFLLDRYTTGSYERLAVISPILESDVQEEIDAYLIVVLSQKLIEEMQFAGNGIFITDLAGNSAEISYNPEEGEMRDQQYSFKNPLNYEGWTITNTFTFDKLQGTIHNTLIVNVFIGLFCLSVSLLVLAIAGKKIVKPIHSMEAQIGKLHHSNVENKPIVLSKRRIGFKLTLLLLYSGIVTVPVVLITGSSYISAKQTVENKVGSVFEYSAQILHQQMQFVFHNYRKLIIETSSVNDNVQKLLDASDASGRVDQEIRDVMNNIILSRNLFDKQISNITLYDANRRLVYSSTYGRSFMMRPDAQSDLDYVNDHFSMFLWRSYADSPFNKKSIRVGMQIRGVADGIEAGKLLGFILVDFNGEEIVKMLDAFLKYSDLELYLVDRAGQDIFSDWDRSERKSLPAVLADHEISLDQHERVVFRDSSNNYLMISKTFEENQWRLVFLLKNFNENGSLLLYSIVVLFGLLILSYGFSYGFSSMLLLNVSALLKTVRSVKRGNLQLRFKSSTVDEIYELGHSFNEMLERIDLLIEEKYISELKAKEYELYLLQSQINPHFLYNTLKTAQYMAFAKDPRTEKMIKLLIALFKSSITRGEKTVAIRDEITHVQTYVEIQQMRFGSKIRAVYDISDDLMELPVLKLTLQPIVENAIYHGLEVTEHGGTIVVAVRKASESLLVITIQDDGAGMPEDRLKEIKQRLEGKAAGESIGIINVHERIRLFFGHEYGITIDSEWGKGTTVTIHYPVK, encoded by the coding sequence ATGGGAGTCAAATCTCTGGAAAAAAAGATCCTTGTATTCGGACTTTTGTTTTCGTTAATCTCGATTACGATTACGACGTTCACCTGTTATTGGGCCACGAACCGGTTTATTTTGTTTCAATTTGAACGCGTGAATGAAATCGCGACGGGCGCGGCGGTCGAGAAGGCCAACACGTATTTAGGCGAAATCGCGAATATCGTCAGCTTGTCGATGAAGAACGAATATTTCGACCGGATGATCCATTTGGATGAAGCCGATCCCTACGCGCTCGTCAAAGATCAGAAGGATTATGAGACGTATCTAAACAATTTGATCCTCAGCAATGACAAGGTCGATGCCGTGCTGGTGGTGGATCAGCGGAAGCAGCTTTTTATACACGCCAGCAATACGGTCGGACAGGACTATAACAAATACAAATCCGCTGATTTCTATGCCAATCTGAAAAAACCTAATCTTCTGAACGAGGATAGCCAGTTTTTGCTCGATCGCTACACAACGGGGAGCTACGAAAGACTCGCGGTCATCAGCCCGATATTGGAGTCCGATGTCCAGGAAGAGATTGATGCGTACCTGATTGTCGTATTGAGCCAGAAGCTGATTGAGGAAATGCAGTTTGCCGGGAACGGCATTTTTATTACCGATCTTGCGGGGAACTCGGCGGAAATCTCCTACAATCCGGAAGAAGGCGAAATGAGGGATCAACAATACTCCTTTAAGAACCCGTTGAACTATGAGGGATGGACCATTACCAATACGTTCACGTTTGACAAGCTTCAAGGAACGATTCACAACACGCTGATCGTCAATGTGTTCATTGGTCTATTTTGCCTGTCCGTATCACTTCTTGTGCTGGCCATAGCAGGCAAAAAAATCGTGAAGCCTATTCATAGCATGGAGGCTCAGATCGGCAAGCTGCATCACAGTAATGTGGAAAATAAGCCGATCGTCCTGTCCAAGAGGAGAATCGGTTTCAAGTTGACGCTGCTCCTATTATATTCCGGCATCGTAACGGTCCCGGTTGTTCTTATCACCGGCAGCTCTTATATATCCGCCAAGCAAACGGTAGAAAACAAGGTCGGGTCCGTGTTCGAATACAGCGCGCAAATTCTCCATCAACAAATGCAGTTCGTGTTTCACAATTATCGGAAGCTGATCATCGAGACTTCCTCGGTCAACGATAACGTGCAGAAGCTGCTTGACGCGAGCGACGCTTCCGGCCGCGTCGATCAAGAGATCCGGGATGTGATGAATAACATCATTCTCTCTCGTAATCTGTTCGATAAGCAAATATCCAATATTACGCTTTATGACGCCAACCGGCGGCTGGTGTACTCCTCTACGTACGGACGCTCGTTTATGATGCGCCCAGATGCGCAATCCGACCTCGATTATGTGAACGATCACTTTAGCATGTTTCTATGGCGCAGCTACGCGGATTCCCCGTTTAACAAGAAAAGCATCCGCGTCGGGATGCAAATCCGGGGCGTTGCGGACGGGATCGAAGCAGGCAAGCTGCTCGGCTTTATTCTGGTTGATTTCAACGGCGAAGAGATCGTGAAGATGCTGGACGCGTTTCTCAAATATAGCGATTTGGAGCTCTATCTCGTAGACCGTGCCGGACAAGATATATTCAGCGATTGGGACCGAAGCGAAAGGAAAAGCTTGCCGGCGGTATTGGCAGACCACGAAATCTCCCTGGATCAGCATGAGCGGGTCGTGTTTCGGGACAGCAGCAATAACTATTTGATGATTTCGAAAACCTTCGAGGAAAACCAATGGCGATTGGTATTTCTGTTGAAAAATTTCAATGAGAACGGCTCCCTCCTACTTTATAGCATCGTGGTGTTGTTCGGACTGCTTATTCTGAGCTATGGGTTCTCGTACGGGTTCTCTTCCATGCTTCTTCTGAATGTTTCCGCCTTGCTGAAAACCGTTAGATCGGTCAAGAGAGGGAACCTTCAGCTTCGCTTCAAGAGCAGCACCGTAGATGAGATCTATGAATTGGGTCATAGCTTTAATGAAATGCTGGAGCGGATCGACCTGCTCATTGAAGAGAAATACATTTCGGAATTGAAGGCCAAGGAATATGAATTGTATTTGCTGCAATCCCAGATCAATCCGCACTTTCTATACAACACCTTAAAAACCGCGCAATATATGGCCTTTGCCAAAGATCCCAGGACGGAGAAAATGATCAAGCTGCTCATTGCTTTGTTTAAATCGAGCATCACGCGCGGCGAAAAAACAGTAGCGATTCGCGATGAAATTACGCATGTCCAAACGTACGTGGAAATTCAGCAAATGCGGTTTGGAAGCAAGATCCGTGCCGTGTATGACATCAGCGACGACCTCATGGAGCTTCCGGTGTTGAAGCTGACGCTGCAGCCGATTGTGGAGAATGCGATCTATCACGGGCTGGAGGTAACGGAACACGGCGGAACGATCGTCGTTGCCGTGCGCAAAGCAAGCGAGAGTCTGCTCGTGATCACCATCCAAGACGATGGCGCCGGCATGCCGGAAGACAGGCTGAAGGAAATCAAGCAGAGGCTGGAAGGGAAAGCGGCGGGAGAAAGTATCGGGATTATAAATGTGCATGAACGAATCCGCTTATTTTTTGGCCATGAGTACGGGATAACGATTGACAGCGAATGGGGGAAGGGGACGACGGTCACGATTCATTATCCGGTTAAATAA